The sequence below is a genomic window from Gemmatimonadaceae bacterium.
ATACGTGGCAGCGAGCCGACATTGGCGAGGAACTCGCCCATGGCGTGGTAGCCGCCGATGATCGTGACGGTGTAGCGGTAGGTGTCGAAGCGCTCGCCGGTGATGACCGGCTCGGGGATGACGCCGCCCACATCGAGACCCGCGCGGCGCGCCGCCGTGCTGACCTCTTCGAGGAGCGCCGGTACTTCATTGCCTGTCGGCACGAGCCGGCGCATCACGGTGAGCGCCGAGCGGTTCTCGGCGGCCTGCGTGCGCAGATTCTCGATGCTGCCGGAGGCGAATTCACGCGCCGCCTTCTGATTGCTCTCTTCGAGCTGCGTGACGCGGAGCTCGTCGGCCGTCAACTGCTCGGCCTTCGACGAATACGGATACATCCAGTAGAGAGC
It includes:
- the pilO gene encoding type 4a pilus biogenesis protein PilO, translating into MAILPTSQRDQIKLLIAFSAISLAALYWMYPYSSKAEQLTADELRVTQLEESNQKAAREFASGSIENLRTQAAENRSALTVMRRLVPTGNEVPALLEEVSTAARRAGLDVGGVIPEPVITGERFDTYRYTVTIIGGYHAMGEFLANVGSLPRIVAPVQFGISTGGARKPGMPVPMARPGDKAELTSTITLQTYVEKTAPAPRAAKERAS